The genomic stretch AGGTCATGGCGCTCGCGACTGCAGATCGCGAAGCACTGGTCGGCCCGACATCCGCCGCTTCCACCCTTCAGAATAGGGAATCGCTGAGTTCAGATGATAATATACAATTACCTGGCGACCAAGAAGACCAAGAAGGTGAGGAACAGATGCGGATCACCCGATTCGAACGTTCCGGCACGATCGAATGGGGCTTCGTCGACGGCTCGACGGTGTTCCCAGCACGAGCCGGGTCCGGCTCAATCCTCGATGCGCTGAGTCGGCCACCCGCGAACCTCGCGGACCTCCGTGACAGAGCCCGCTACCCCATCGGACTCGAAGACGTGAGGCTACTCGCACCCATTCCAAATCCGCCACAGTTCATCGGAGTGGGTCTCAACTACAAGGACCACGCTGCGGAATCAGGTCTCACCCTTCCAGAATCGCCCGTGACGTTTGGGTTCCTCCCGAGCGCCGTAACCAATCCCGGTGACCCAATCGAAATACCAACCTTCACCGATGAGGTCGACTGGGAGGTCGAACTCGGTATCGTCATCGGGACCGGCGGGCGTGACATCCCCCGAAGCGAGGCTATTGATCGGGTCGCTGGATACGTTCTCATCAACGACGTTTCCGCGCGAGACATCCAGATGGCGGACGGCCAGTGGAGTCGAGCGAAGTCCTTCGACACGTTCAAACCTATGGGTCCATGGATAACGACTACGGACGAGCTCGGCGCAGCGGACAATCTCGCGATCAAGCTTTGGGTGAACGGCGAGTTAAAACAGTCCTCGGTGACGAATCAGCTCATTTTCGATGTCGCCTACCTGGTGAGCTTTCTGAGCCGATCGATCACGCTGCAGACAGGTGCAGTAATCAGTACGGGAACGCCCGCTGGCGTCGGGTTCGCCCGTGATCCTCAGGAGTACCTACGGCCCGGAGACTCCGTGAGAATGGAAATCGAGGGAATCGGGCACATGACCAACCCGGTAATCGCAGCGGCTTCATAGCCGTCGCACAATAACCCTACAATCCCACTTCCTCAGCCGGACGGCGTCGCGTCGACGCGTCGTAGGAAGGGAACAATGGCGGCGATACACTCGTCCGGGTGCTCCATCAGGTTGCCGTGAGCGCTTCTCGCGAGTTCCACATACTCCTTGAACGGGACGCCGGTCAACCCCTCGAAGATGAACCGTGCTCCCGCCCCTTTCGGCCCCTGTACTGGGGGTGTGAGCATGTCCACGCCGCCCGCGATGATCAACGTGGGCGCGCGAACATCAGCCAAATCGCCGGTCACGTCCACGGTGATCAACGCATCGCATGCATCGCAGAAAACTTTTGGCGACACAAAGCGCCCGGCGAGATCGGCGATGGCGTCGATCAGAGTCTCTCCCCCATCCGGGCCGTCGAAAAAGTCCCGACTGACGGCCTTCGAGGCGAGCTCGCAAGCGAGTTCTCGGCTGTCCGTGCCATAAGCCCGGGCGAGGCTCTTCCACACTTCGTACTGGGCGACCGCCATA from Acidobacteriota bacterium encodes the following:
- a CDS encoding fumarylacetoacetate hydrolase family protein, coding for MRITRFERSGTIEWGFVDGSTVFPARAGSGSILDALSRPPANLADLRDRARYPIGLEDVRLLAPIPNPPQFIGVGLNYKDHAAESGLTLPESPVTFGFLPSAVTNPGDPIEIPTFTDEVDWEVELGIVIGTGGRDIPRSEAIDRVAGYVLINDVSARDIQMADGQWSRAKSFDTFKPMGPWITTTDELGAADNLAIKLWVNGELKQSSVTNQLIFDVAYLVSFLSRSITLQTGAVISTGTPAGVGFARDPQEYLRPGDSVRMEIEGIGHMTNPVIAAAS
- a CDS encoding alpha/beta fold hydrolase, encoding MATAQVNGVSLYYEINGEGPWLFQVPGAVSGHEGYGSVTPAMAKHYRVLDYDPRGYGSSDKPDQRYTFEVWADDMVGLLDALDVEATHLHGGSMGSTLALYFAARYPQRVRGLVLSGCAAKSDSMAVAQYEVWKSLARAYGTDSRELACELASKAVSRDFFDGPDGGETLIDAIADLAGRFVSPKVFCDACDALITVDVTGDLADVRAPTLIIAGGVDMLTPPVQGPKGAGARFIFEGLTGVPFKEYVELARSAHGNLMEHPDECIAAIVPFLRRVDATPSG